A stretch of Lutra lutra chromosome 9, mLutLut1.2, whole genome shotgun sequence DNA encodes these proteins:
- the BMP2 gene encoding bone morphogenetic protein 2 translates to MVAGTRCLLALLLPQVLLGGAAGLIPELGRRKFAASTGRSSSQPSDEVLSEFELRLLSMFGLKRRPTPSRDAVVPPYMLDLYRRHSGQPGAPAPDHRLERAASLANTVRSFHHEEYLEELPEMSGKTTRRFFFNLTSIPTDEFITSAELQVFREQMQETLENNSSFHHRINIYEIIKPAAANLKFPVTRLLDTRLVNQNASRWESFDVTPAVMRWTAQGLTNHGFVVEVTHLEENQGVSKRHVRISRSLHQDEHSWSQIRPLLVTFGHDGKGHPLHKREKRQAKHKQRKRLKSSCKRHPLYVDFSDVGWNDWIVAPPGYHAFYCHGECPFPLADHLNSTNHAIVQTLVNSVNSKIPKACCVPTELSAISMLYLDENEKVVLKNYQDMVVEGCGCR, encoded by the exons ATGGTGGCCGGGACCCGCTGTCTTCTAGCGTTGCTGCTTCCCCAGGTCCTCCTGGGTGGCGCGGCCGGTCTCATTCCCGAGCTGGGCCGGAGGAAGTTCGCGGCATCCACTGGCCGCTCGTCTTCCCAGCCCTCGGACGAAGTCCTGAGCGAGTTCGAGTTGCGGCTGCTCAGCATGTTCGGCCTGAAGCGGAGACCGACCCCCAGCAGGGACGCCGTGGTGCCCCCCTACATGCTGGACCTGTACCGCCGGCACTCGGGTCAGCCAGGCGCACCCGCCCCGGACCATCGGCTGGAGAGGGCAGCCAGCCTCGCCAACACCGTGCGCAGCTTCCACCACGAAG AATATTTGGAAGAATTGCCAGAAATGAGTGGGAAAACAACCCGgagattcttctttaatttaacTTCTATCCCGACTGACGAGTTTATCACCTCAGCAGAACTTCAGGTTTTTCGGGAACAGATGCAGGAAACTTTGGAAAACAACAGCAGTTTCCATCACCGCATTAATATTTATGAGATTATAAAACCTGCAGCAGCCAACTTGAAGTTCCCCGTGACCAGACTTTTGGACACCAGGTTGGTGAATCAGAACGCAAGCAGGTGGGAGAGCTTTGATGTCACCCCTGCTGTGATGAGGTGGACCGCGCAGGGGCTCACCAACCACGGATTTGTAGTGGAAGTGACCCACTTGGAGGAGAACCAAGGTGTCTCCAAGAGACACGTCAGGATTAGCAGGTCTTTGCACCAAGATGAGCACAGCTGGTCACAGATCAGGCCACTGCTAGTAACGTTTGGCCATGATGGGAAAGGACACCCCCTCCACAAAAGAGAAAAGCGCCAAGCAAAACACAAACAGCGCAAACGCCTTAAGTCCAGCTGTAAGAGACACCCTTTGTATGTGGACTTCAGTGATGTGGGGTGGAATGACTGGATTGTAGCCCCCCCGGGGTACCACGCCTTTTATTGCCATGGGGAATGCCCTTTTCCGCTGGCAGATCACCTGAACTCCACTAATCATGCCATTGTTCAGACGTTGGTCAACTCCGTTAATTCTAAGATTCCCAAGGCGTGCTGTGTACCAACGGAACTCAGTGCTATCTCCATGTTGTACCTTGATGAAAACGAAAAGGTCGTATTAAAGAACTATCAGGACATGGTTGTGGAGGGTTGTGGGTGTCGTTAG